The following proteins come from a genomic window of Solwaraspora sp. WMMA2065:
- a CDS encoding tetratricopeptide repeat protein produces the protein MEPDSPDPIQIAELVIAWSGGIIAAFALLVTALTVVFVFAGFVGVRELRTIRRTGARARLELDRQRVVAEEIVAQADRAIDQAETLSEQADTLVGRVETAVGRAERQSEQVHLLIEDMRSRLSDFDHRLTTQVEVSYLFNQGEAAYWEGYYEKAVECLRRAVELDPRNPRVRYRLGRSLTNLGEDAAAEEELTTAMAHRLPTDAADRALALLHRYARPDRALAYARNSTKHGPHDAQNWNCLGLLLRDNGDFTAARDAHQQANRLDQELVSTPFFLALLAAHGQALPHARDRSAEAISRLDSSERRAKIKPMWASLIRWTDEVLRGNYAEADLHAAVLYQTCKSSRRAREICDHMDFLLRSLAREEHRDRYLGAIERTWLTSRPC, from the coding sequence ATGGAGCCGGACTCCCCCGACCCGATCCAGATCGCCGAACTGGTGATCGCCTGGTCCGGTGGGATAATCGCGGCTTTTGCCCTTTTGGTCACTGCGTTGACGGTGGTCTTCGTCTTCGCGGGTTTCGTCGGTGTCCGTGAACTGCGCACCATCCGGCGCACCGGCGCCCGCGCCCGGCTGGAGCTCGACCGCCAACGGGTGGTCGCCGAGGAGATCGTCGCGCAGGCCGACCGGGCCATCGACCAGGCGGAAACCCTCTCCGAGCAGGCCGACACGCTGGTCGGCCGGGTGGAGACGGCGGTCGGCCGGGCCGAACGCCAGTCCGAGCAGGTACACCTGCTGATCGAGGACATGCGGTCCCGGCTGAGCGACTTCGATCACCGGTTGACCACCCAGGTCGAGGTCTCCTACCTGTTCAATCAGGGAGAGGCCGCGTACTGGGAGGGCTACTACGAGAAGGCGGTGGAATGCCTGCGCCGGGCGGTCGAACTCGATCCGCGTAACCCCCGGGTGCGCTACCGGTTGGGCCGGTCGCTGACCAACCTCGGCGAGGACGCCGCCGCCGAGGAGGAGTTGACCACCGCCATGGCGCACCGGTTGCCGACCGACGCCGCCGACCGGGCGCTGGCCCTGCTGCACCGCTACGCACGGCCGGACCGGGCGCTGGCCTACGCCCGCAACTCGACCAAGCACGGCCCGCACGACGCGCAGAACTGGAATTGTCTTGGGCTGCTGCTCCGCGACAACGGCGACTTCACCGCCGCCCGGGATGCCCACCAGCAGGCCAACCGGTTGGACCAGGAACTTGTCTCCACCCCGTTCTTCCTGGCGCTGCTCGCCGCCCACGGCCAGGCGCTGCCACACGCCCGGGACCGCTCCGCCGAAGCGATCAGCCGGCTCGACTCCAGCGAACGCCGGGCCAAGATCAAGCCCATGTGGGCGTCGTTGATCCGGTGGACCGACGAGGTGCTGCGCGGCAACTACGCCGAGGCCGACCTGCACGCCGCGGTGCTCTACCAGACCTGCAAGTCGAGTCGGCGGGCCCGGGAGATCTGTGACCACATGGACTTCCTGCTGCGGTCACTGGCCCGCGAGGAGCACCGGGACCGTTACCTCGGGGCCATCGAACGCACCTGGCTGACCAGCCGGCCCTGCTGA
- a CDS encoding LCP family protein: MSAPDAPATTALRALRGTPIWAVLTIAVGALLMATSATAVVGGKLLIDRYTSRIQQQDLLAGAAKVPQEPDGEALDGPITMLLLGVDERGSRPGEMRSDTIIILHVPATHDQAYLVSVPRDTWVEAPAFEPSGYPGGESKITDVFRAGSRNGVGRAGGAQLVALTLKDLTGIEFDGAAIIDFGGFRNVIDALGGVRMCVDQRVKSQHMRLVDGEPSWLAEAREVGGGEELWHEEGCKRMAGWEALDYSRQRYGLPNGDYDRQRHQRQLLKAMVQEASSTGVLTNPAKIDRVITAAGKAFVLDTGGVPIADFVFTLRGITANDLIMVKTNGGGFNPAGFSSTAAERLTPESLEMFDAVRTGTLDDYLLANPDAVQRD, translated from the coding sequence ATGTCGGCACCGGACGCGCCCGCCACGACAGCCCTCCGAGCCCTCCGCGGAACGCCGATCTGGGCGGTGCTGACCATCGCCGTCGGCGCGCTGCTCATGGCGACCAGCGCGACCGCGGTCGTCGGCGGCAAGCTGCTGATCGACCGGTACACGAGTCGAATCCAGCAGCAGGACCTGCTGGCCGGTGCCGCGAAGGTCCCACAGGAGCCCGACGGCGAGGCGCTGGACGGCCCGATCACCATGCTGCTGCTCGGCGTGGACGAACGGGGCAGCCGACCTGGCGAGATGCGGTCCGACACGATCATCATCCTGCACGTGCCGGCCACCCACGATCAGGCGTACCTGGTGTCGGTCCCCCGGGACACCTGGGTCGAGGCGCCGGCGTTCGAGCCGAGCGGATACCCCGGCGGCGAGTCGAAGATCACTGACGTGTTCCGGGCCGGCTCGCGCAACGGAGTCGGCCGGGCCGGCGGCGCGCAACTCGTCGCACTCACCCTCAAGGACCTGACCGGCATCGAGTTCGACGGCGCGGCGATCATCGACTTCGGCGGTTTCCGGAATGTCATCGACGCACTCGGCGGGGTTCGGATGTGCGTTGACCAGCGGGTGAAGTCGCAGCACATGCGGCTGGTCGACGGCGAGCCCAGCTGGCTGGCCGAGGCCCGCGAGGTCGGCGGCGGCGAGGAGCTGTGGCACGAGGAGGGCTGCAAGCGGATGGCCGGGTGGGAGGCGCTGGACTACTCCCGCCAGCGCTACGGCCTGCCGAACGGGGACTACGACCGGCAGCGTCACCAGCGGCAGCTGCTGAAGGCCATGGTGCAGGAGGCGAGCAGCACCGGCGTACTGACCAACCCGGCGAAGATCGACCGGGTGATCACCGCGGCCGGCAAGGCCTTCGTACTGGACACCGGCGGCGTCCCGATCGCCGATTTCGTATTCACCCTGCGCGGGATCACCGCGAACGACCTCATCATGGTGAAGACCAACGGTGGCGGGTTCAATCCGGCCGGATTCAGCAGTACGGCGGCCGAACGGCTCACGCCGGAGAGCCTGGAGATGTTCGACGCGGTACGGACCGGCACACTGGACGACTACCTGTTGGCCAACCCGGACGCCGTCCAGCGGGATTGA
- a CDS encoding Crp/Fnr family transcriptional regulator, with amino-acid sequence MTAAYPVRVSFTNHVTAADWQALQQAGQPVQLGRKHGLFLQDEQSRDVFLLLGGAVKVYRTEANGSETMLTVRSTGDLLGDIAALDGTPRSASVSVLRPVTARKLTTEQFLAVVDDRDLHPALRRYTNARLRESDEQRVEIASLPVPQRLARALLRLAKASPDGPNQVSLDLGLSQDGLAQLIGASRNAVVTAISRFRDDRLIATAPRRFMLLDLGRLARIGYSGPRSGSHSST; translated from the coding sequence ATGACCGCCGCGTACCCGGTCCGGGTCAGCTTCACCAATCACGTCACCGCCGCCGACTGGCAGGCACTGCAACAGGCCGGGCAGCCGGTCCAGCTAGGCCGCAAACATGGTCTCTTCCTGCAGGACGAGCAGAGCCGCGACGTGTTCCTGCTGCTCGGCGGGGCGGTCAAGGTGTACCGGACCGAGGCCAACGGCAGCGAGACGATGCTGACCGTCCGGTCTACTGGGGATCTGCTCGGTGACATCGCCGCGCTGGACGGCACGCCCCGGTCGGCCAGTGTCTCGGTGCTGCGCCCGGTCACTGCCCGGAAGCTGACCACCGAACAGTTCCTCGCCGTGGTCGACGACCGCGACCTGCACCCCGCGCTGCGCCGCTACACCAACGCCCGGCTGCGTGAATCCGACGAGCAGCGGGTGGAGATCGCCTCGCTGCCGGTGCCGCAACGGCTCGCCAGGGCGCTACTCCGGCTCGCCAAGGCCAGCCCGGACGGCCCGAACCAGGTCTCGCTCGACCTCGGGCTCTCCCAGGACGGCCTGGCCCAACTGATCGGGGCGTCCCGCAACGCGGTAGTGACCGCGATCAGCCGGTTCCGTGACGACCGGTTGATCGCGACCGCACCCCGCCGGTTCATGCTGCTCGACCTCGGCCGGCTCGCCCGGATCGGATACAGCGGACCACGGTCCGGCAGCCACTCGTCGACCTGA
- a CDS encoding DUF2470 domain-containing protein: protein MSAAQGQAGPTQGQPTDPFTAEVVAQVARHMNDDHAADSLLICRSLGGTPQASAARMTDLDADGIDFAATVAGVEVPVRVPFAYRLTERVQVRHEVVRMYQEACAQLGVTPRPADG, encoded by the coding sequence GTGAGCGCGGCGCAGGGCCAGGCCGGGCCGACGCAGGGCCAGCCGACCGACCCGTTCACCGCCGAGGTGGTCGCCCAGGTTGCCCGGCACATGAACGACGACCACGCCGCCGACTCGTTGCTGATCTGCCGGTCGCTGGGTGGCACCCCGCAGGCGTCGGCTGCCCGGATGACCGACCTGGACGCCGACGGCATCGATTTCGCGGCCACCGTGGCCGGCGTCGAGGTGCCGGTCCGGGTGCCGTTCGCGTACCGACTCACCGAACGGGTCCAGGTCCGCCACGAGGTGGTCCGGATGTACCAGGAGGCCTGCGCCCAACTGGGCGTCACGCCCCGCCCGGCGGACGGCTGA
- a CDS encoding biliverdin-producing heme oxygenase: protein MSDTFSARLRAASWQDHQAAESQRYVSALVAGELPRQRYADLVAQHHFIYQVLEEAADAMREDPLAGDFVDDRLTRLPALEADLAYLLGPDWAGRVGPNLATRRYVARMQEVCFTFAPAFIAHHYTRYLGDLSGGLFIGRQVAQTYGLTEEGGVAFYHFAGIDDPRGYKNAYRARLDALPLDVTAEAALVGEVAVAYRHNSAVLAELGQEQEPKSVASESMESAA from the coding sequence TTGAGTGACACCTTCTCCGCCCGGCTACGGGCGGCAAGCTGGCAGGACCACCAAGCGGCCGAGTCCCAGCGGTACGTCTCCGCGCTGGTCGCCGGGGAGCTGCCCCGACAGCGGTACGCCGACCTGGTCGCCCAGCACCACTTCATCTACCAGGTGCTGGAGGAGGCGGCCGACGCGATGCGCGAGGATCCGCTGGCCGGCGACTTCGTCGACGACCGGTTGACCCGGTTGCCGGCGTTGGAAGCCGACCTGGCGTACCTGCTCGGCCCGGACTGGGCCGGCCGGGTCGGCCCGAACCTGGCGACCCGCCGCTACGTCGCCCGGATGCAGGAGGTCTGCTTCACCTTCGCGCCGGCGTTCATCGCCCACCACTACACCCGGTACCTCGGCGACCTGTCCGGCGGGTTGTTCATCGGCCGTCAGGTGGCGCAGACATACGGGCTGACCGAGGAGGGCGGCGTGGCGTTCTACCACTTCGCCGGCATCGACGATCCGCGCGGGTACAAGAACGCGTACCGGGCCCGGCTGGACGCCCTGCCGCTGGACGTCACCGCCGAGGCGGCTCTGGTCGGTGAGGTGGCGGTGGCCTACCGGCACAACTCGGCGGTCCTCGCCGAGCTGGGCCAGGAGCAGGAGCCGAAGTCGGTGGCGTCGGAGTCGATGGAGTCGGCGGCGTGA
- a CDS encoding PQQ-dependent sugar dehydrogenase codes for MAGWRVAATTLAATALALSATAAHATPYTDPHAEPADLTSAATSAAAEVPLDQISVTSTQVAFGLQRPTAMVAPDDGSGRLFITEKAGRVRIYHPASGLAEAALLDISDRVDTSGNERGLLGIATSPGFAADPAIYLAYTALPDGAVTLSRLPLEAADQQPVPADREEILLSQPHAEYANHNGGQLAFGPDGHLYWSIGDGGGADDVLGTGQDLGTLLGKILRLDVSAACGDLAYCVPTDNPFVDEAGARAEIWAYGLRNPWRFSFDPADGSLWIADVGQGSYEEVNHLRGVAGANLGWSCREGPVEFDPQRCDPAAEYVDPVFHYQTSVGGCAVIGGHVYRGSESAAAGTYLATDYCSATAYAIRPDADGGYDTAVIGELPIQPTTLAVAADGEFYLANDLPGQLHRITFEADEPDPVAECLVDYRVDSDWGSGFTVTVGVTNTGDEPIDGWSLGWSFAGVQQVAVAWNAVITQDESTVTATNAAWNASLPAGGRVEFGFLGSGGAGAGPAPAGFTLNGLPCDAAPTVTTG; via the coding sequence TTGGCTGGTTGGCGGGTCGCCGCGACGACACTCGCCGCGACCGCGCTGGCGCTGTCCGCAACCGCAGCTCACGCCACGCCGTACACCGACCCGCACGCCGAGCCCGCCGACCTCACCTCGGCGGCGACCTCGGCGGCCGCCGAGGTGCCACTCGACCAGATCTCCGTCACCAGCACCCAGGTCGCCTTCGGGCTGCAACGACCGACCGCGATGGTGGCCCCGGACGACGGCAGCGGCCGGCTGTTCATCACCGAGAAGGCCGGTCGGGTGCGCATCTACCACCCGGCCTCCGGCCTGGCCGAGGCGGCGCTGCTGGACATCAGCGACCGGGTCGACACCTCCGGCAACGAACGCGGCCTGCTGGGCATCGCCACGTCCCCCGGATTCGCCGCCGACCCGGCGATCTACCTGGCGTACACCGCGCTGCCCGACGGCGCGGTCACCCTGTCCCGGCTGCCACTGGAGGCCGCCGACCAGCAGCCGGTGCCGGCCGACCGGGAGGAGATCCTGCTGAGCCAGCCGCACGCCGAGTACGCCAACCACAACGGCGGACAGTTGGCCTTCGGCCCGGACGGCCACCTCTACTGGAGCATCGGCGACGGCGGCGGCGCCGACGACGTGCTCGGCACCGGTCAGGATCTCGGCACCCTGCTCGGCAAGATCCTCCGGCTGGACGTCTCGGCCGCCTGCGGCGACCTTGCGTACTGCGTACCGACGGACAATCCGTTCGTCGACGAAGCCGGCGCCCGCGCCGAGATCTGGGCGTACGGCCTGCGCAACCCGTGGCGGTTCTCGTTCGACCCGGCGGACGGCTCGCTGTGGATCGCCGACGTCGGACAGGGCAGCTACGAGGAGGTCAACCATCTGCGCGGGGTGGCCGGTGCCAACCTCGGCTGGTCCTGCCGGGAAGGCCCGGTCGAGTTCGATCCGCAGCGGTGCGACCCGGCCGCCGAGTACGTCGACCCGGTGTTCCATTACCAGACCTCGGTCGGCGGCTGCGCTGTGATCGGCGGCCACGTCTACCGGGGCAGCGAATCCGCCGCCGCCGGCACCTACCTGGCCACCGACTACTGCTCGGCGACCGCGTACGCGATTCGGCCCGACGCGGACGGTGGGTACGACACAGCGGTCATCGGCGAGCTGCCGATCCAGCCGACCACCCTCGCGGTGGCTGCGGACGGCGAGTTCTACCTCGCCAACGACCTGCCCGGCCAGTTGCACCGGATCACTTTCGAGGCCGACGAACCGGATCCGGTCGCCGAGTGCCTGGTCGACTACCGGGTGGACAGCGACTGGGGATCGGGTTTCACCGTGACGGTGGGCGTCACCAACACGGGTGACGAGCCGATCGACGGCTGGTCGCTCGGCTGGTCGTTCGCGGGTGTACAGCAGGTCGCGGTCGCCTGGAACGCGGTGATCACCCAGGATGAGTCGACGGTGACCGCCACCAACGCCGCCTGGAACGCGTCACTGCCCGCCGGTGGCCGGGTCGAATTCGGCTTCCTCGGCAGCGGCGGCGCAGGTGCCGGACCGGCACCGGCCGGGTTCACTCTCAACGGTCTGCCCTGCGACGCGGCACCAACCGTGACCACCGGCTAG
- a CDS encoding GlsB/YeaQ/YmgE family stress response membrane protein: protein MEIDGIFSALIIGLIVGALGRLVVPGKQKLKIWVTLLIGVVAALLGTLVASLFGVAETRGVDWIELALQVALAAVGVAAISGAAGKQG from the coding sequence GTGGAAATCGACGGAATCTTCTCGGCGCTGATCATCGGTCTCATCGTTGGAGCGCTCGGGCGGCTGGTCGTCCCGGGCAAGCAGAAGCTGAAGATCTGGGTCACCTTGCTGATCGGTGTGGTGGCGGCGCTGCTCGGCACCCTGGTCGCCAGCCTGTTCGGGGTGGCCGAGACCCGGGGCGTCGACTGGATCGAGCTCGCGTTGCAGGTGGCGCTCGCCGCAGTCGGCGTGGCGGCCATCTCCGGAGCGGCCGGCAAACAGGGATAG